In a single window of the Actinomycetota bacterium genome:
- a CDS encoding class I SAM-dependent methyltransferase yields MDGYDDTTYGKAFADVYDEWYPDDVGAGDVATAVTALVRLAGSAPAGPLLELGVGTGRLALPLAAAGLEVHGVDVSPEMLARLRAKPGAQRVTLTCADMVEGLPDAPYAVVLAAYNTLFGLRSLERMEACFAAVASRLTGEGRFVVEVFVPDPDRPAQSTVGVRSIAADRVVLSVDVHDPASQRAEGQFVELTADGRVRLRPWSIVYATPAQLDVMAVAAGMVLESRWGSFAGDPFDERSERHISVYRLDRTLGDRAVVS; encoded by the coding sequence GTGGACGGCTACGACGACACCACCTACGGGAAGGCCTTCGCCGACGTGTACGACGAGTGGTACCCCGACGACGTCGGCGCCGGGGACGTCGCCACCGCGGTCACCGCCCTCGTCCGCCTCGCCGGCTCCGCGCCCGCGGGGCCGTTGCTGGAGCTCGGCGTGGGCACCGGCCGCCTCGCGCTGCCCCTCGCCGCCGCCGGGCTCGAGGTGCACGGGGTGGACGTGAGCCCCGAGATGCTCGCCCGCCTGCGTGCCAAGCCGGGAGCGCAACGGGTGACGCTCACTTGCGCCGACATGGTCGAGGGGCTGCCCGACGCGCCCTACGCGGTCGTGCTGGCCGCGTACAACACGCTCTTCGGCCTCCGCTCGCTGGAGCGGATGGAGGCTTGCTTCGCGGCCGTCGCTTCCCGCCTCACCGGCGAAGGCAGGTTCGTCGTCGAGGTCTTCGTCCCCGACCCGGACCGCCCCGCCCAGTCCACCGTCGGCGTGCGCTCGATCGCCGCCGACCGGGTCGTGCTGTCCGTCGACGTCCACGATCCGGCGTCGCAGCGCGCCGAGGGGCAGTTCGTCGAGCTCACCGCTGACGGGCGGGTGCGACTGCGACCGTGGAGCATCGTCTACGCCACACCCGCCCAGCTCGACGTGATGGCAGTCGCCGCCGGGATGGTGCTGGAGTCGCGGTGGGGATCCTTCGCCGGCGACCCGTTCGACGAGCGCAGCGAACGTCACATCTCGGTGTACCGGCTCGATCGCACCCTCGGCGACCGCGCGGTCGTATCCTGA
- a CDS encoding AzlC family ABC transporter permease, protein MTLGLAVGVFAISFGVGAVAAGASVWQTCAMSLLVFTGASQFSAVSVIGAGGSLGLALGGALLLAARNAVYGLAMADRIDGGLLRRLLAAQLTIDESTAMAAAQPDRRSQKLAFWVTGVSVFVWWNLGTLVGALAGNAIDPLTFGLDAAFPAAFVAMVWPLLREPLARLAALLGAVVCLATIPFTPIGVPILLAATVIVVGWRAPPPPPPPPSPNPPAADDAGSRR, encoded by the coding sequence ATGACGCTCGGTCTGGCGGTCGGCGTCTTCGCGATCTCGTTCGGGGTCGGCGCCGTCGCCGCCGGGGCCTCGGTGTGGCAGACGTGTGCGATGTCGCTGCTCGTCTTCACCGGGGCCTCGCAGTTCTCCGCAGTCAGCGTCATCGGCGCGGGCGGGTCACTCGGGCTCGCCCTCGGCGGCGCCCTGCTGCTCGCCGCCCGCAACGCGGTCTACGGGTTGGCGATGGCCGATCGCATCGACGGTGGGCTCCTGCGCCGGCTTCTCGCCGCGCAGCTCACGATCGACGAGTCGACGGCGATGGCCGCCGCGCAACCCGACCGGCGATCGCAGAAGCTGGCGTTCTGGGTTACCGGGGTGTCGGTGTTCGTCTGGTGGAACCTCGGCACGCTCGTCGGTGCACTCGCCGGCAACGCCATCGACCCGCTCACGTTCGGTCTCGACGCGGCCTTCCCGGCGGCGTTCGTCGCGATGGTCTGGCCGCTGCTGCGCGAGCCGCTGGCCCGTCTGGCCGCCCTTCTCGGGGCGGTCGTCTGCTTGGCCACCATTCCGTTCACGCCGATCGGGGTGCCGATCCTGCTGGCCGCGACGGTGATCGTCGTCGGATGGAGGGCACCTCCGCCACCGCCGCCTCCGCCGTCACCGAATCCACCGGCCGCCGACGATGCGGGATCACGGCGATGA
- a CDS encoding cysteine desulfurase — MDGVLVYLDHAATTPMHPEAVAAMAPYFADSYANPSGSHRLARAARLAVDEARDAVAAEIGCRSGEVVFTGCGTESDNAAITGVLAATGGGRAVCPAAEHHAVLHCVEAAQGTVVGVDGKGCVDLDALADALARATTDDAVVRVVSVMAVNNEVGSITDLGAVARLVRSLAPDAVFHTDAVQAANWLALPELWSHVDLLSLSAHKFGGPKGVGVLAVRDGVTLEPLLRGGGQERDRRSGTHNVAGIVGAATALGNACAERAAEVARLGALRDRLVDALVGADLGVIETVPRSAKVAGSAHVCIEGVENEALLYLLDEEGLCASAASACASGAMEPSHVLAAMGVPRDTALGALRMTLGRTTTAADVDRAIEVVTSAVSRLRQAMGRTRPARSQTAGT; from the coding sequence TTGGACGGGGTGCTCGTGTACCTCGACCACGCGGCCACGACGCCGATGCACCCCGAGGCCGTCGCGGCGATGGCGCCCTACTTCGCCGACTCGTACGCGAACCCCTCCGGATCACACCGCCTCGCGCGCGCCGCTCGGCTGGCGGTCGACGAAGCACGGGACGCCGTGGCCGCCGAGATCGGCTGCCGTTCCGGCGAGGTCGTCTTCACCGGGTGCGGCACCGAGAGCGACAACGCGGCGATCACCGGCGTGCTCGCAGCTACCGGGGGAGGCAGGGCTGTGTGTCCCGCCGCCGAACACCATGCGGTGCTGCACTGCGTCGAGGCCGCGCAGGGAACCGTCGTCGGCGTCGACGGGAAGGGCTGCGTCGACCTCGACGCGCTCGCCGACGCGCTCGCCCGCGCAACTACCGACGACGCGGTGGTGCGGGTGGTGTCCGTCATGGCGGTCAACAACGAGGTCGGCTCGATCACCGACCTCGGCGCGGTGGCACGGCTGGTGCGCTCGCTCGCCCCGGACGCGGTGTTCCACACCGACGCGGTGCAGGCCGCGAACTGGCTGGCGCTACCCGAGCTGTGGTCGCACGTCGACCTGCTCTCGCTCAGCGCCCACAAGTTCGGCGGGCCGAAGGGGGTCGGCGTGCTGGCCGTGCGCGACGGCGTCACGCTGGAGCCGCTGCTGCGCGGCGGCGGCCAAGAGCGCGACCGCCGTAGCGGCACCCACAACGTCGCCGGCATCGTCGGTGCGGCGACCGCGCTCGGCAACGCCTGCGCCGAACGCGCGGCAGAGGTGGCCCGCCTCGGTGCCCTTCGCGACCGGCTCGTCGACGCGCTGGTCGGCGCCGACCTCGGTGTAATCGAGACCGTGCCGCGGTCCGCGAAGGTGGCCGGCTCGGCACACGTCTGCATCGAGGGCGTCGAGAACGAAGCCCTGCTCTACCTCCTCGACGAAGAGGGGTTGTGCGCGTCAGCGGCGTCCGCCTGTGCGAGCGGGGCGATGGAGCCCTCGCACGTGCTCGCGGCCATGGGGGTGCCGCGGGACACGGCGCTCGGTGCTCTGCGGATGACGCTCGGGCGCACCACCACCGCGGCCGACGTCGACCGCGCGATCGAGGTCGTCACCTCCGCTGTCTCACGTCTGCGCCAGGCCATGGGCCGAACACGTCCGGCCCGTTCCCAGACGGCGGGCACGTAG
- a CDS encoding AzlD domain-containing protein — MTWTLVLALAAGAYGWKVLGMVVLGGRTMPAPMMRCLALIPAAMLAALVVKDTFSSGQSLVLDARAAGVGVAVIAAWRRAPLVVVIALAAAVTAGVRALSG, encoded by the coding sequence ATGACGTGGACGTTGGTGCTCGCCCTGGCCGCCGGCGCCTACGGGTGGAAGGTGCTCGGGATGGTGGTGCTCGGCGGGCGCACGATGCCGGCACCGATGATGCGCTGCTTGGCACTCATCCCCGCGGCGATGCTCGCCGCCCTCGTCGTCAAGGACACGTTCTCGTCCGGGCAATCGCTGGTGCTCGACGCCCGGGCCGCAGGTGTCGGCGTGGCGGTGATCGCCGCGTGGCGCCGCGCGCCGCTCGTCGTCGTGATCGCACTCGCCGCGGCGGTGACGGCCGGCGTCAGAGCCCTGTCCGGTTGA
- the ligA gene encoding NAD-dependent DNA ligase LigA has product MNRGAGAQPLGNVDRVTARDPGSRAAELRELIGYHNERYYLDDAPEVADAEYDALVHELRSIEAAHPELAVASPTSKVGTATGATTFAAVTHRVPMTSLDNAMSGDELTAWGERVLRGLHGQGDAAVTPRYVCELKIDGLAVSVRYEHGRFVQAATRGDGRVGEDVTANVATIAGLPHRLAPDALDALDVPEVLEVRGEVYMPVAAFERLKAAKEAENVERIAAGRKPEPVPVNPRNAGAGSLRQKDPAVTAGRGLAFFAYQLGEVVGGPAFTSHHHTLELLSRLGLPVSPETRLFDSLADVAAHCLHWQERRHDLQYEIDGVVVKVDDLAQRELLGFTSRAPRWAIAYKFPPEERTTILRDIQVSVGRTGRVTPFAVLEPVFVGGSTVAMATLHNEDQVRAKDVRPGDTVVVRKAGDVIPEVVGPVLSLRSDLAAPWQFPTTCPCPLQTELVRAPGEADTRCVEPDCPFQRDQRIVHFASRGAMDIEGLGEKTVLQLSEAGLVQDPADIYRLTSEDLLTLAGFAQVSADKLVAAIDGSKDRPLPRLMTALGVKNLGPAASEALARAFGNLDAVLTASEADLATVDGVGAVIAASITRWYSDPAHRAFVDKLRESGVQFGNVVVSRQPQVLAGKAVVVTGTLDGFTREEAEAAIKDRGGKSPASVSAKTFAVVVGADPGASKLGKAEALGVPVLDEAGFGALLATGELPVR; this is encoded by the coding sequence TTGAACCGCGGCGCTGGCGCGCAGCCCTTGGGTAACGTCGACCGGGTGACAGCTCGCGACCCTGGCTCTCGTGCGGCCGAGCTGCGGGAGCTGATCGGCTACCACAACGAGCGCTACTACCTGGACGACGCTCCCGAGGTCGCCGACGCCGAGTACGACGCGCTCGTGCATGAGCTGCGCTCGATCGAGGCCGCGCACCCCGAGCTGGCCGTCGCCTCGCCGACGTCGAAGGTCGGCACGGCGACCGGGGCCACCACGTTCGCCGCCGTCACGCACCGGGTCCCGATGACGAGCCTCGACAACGCGATGAGCGGTGACGAGCTGACGGCTTGGGGCGAGCGGGTGCTCCGCGGGCTGCATGGCCAGGGCGACGCGGCGGTCACACCGCGCTACGTGTGTGAGCTGAAGATCGACGGGCTGGCGGTGAGCGTGCGCTACGAGCACGGCCGCTTCGTGCAGGCGGCGACCCGCGGCGACGGGCGTGTCGGAGAAGACGTCACCGCGAACGTGGCCACCATCGCCGGGCTGCCCCACCGCCTCGCGCCCGACGCGCTCGACGCGCTCGACGTGCCCGAGGTGCTCGAGGTGCGCGGCGAGGTGTACATGCCCGTCGCCGCCTTCGAGCGGCTGAAGGCGGCGAAGGAGGCCGAGAACGTCGAACGAATCGCCGCGGGCCGCAAACCCGAGCCGGTACCGGTCAACCCGCGCAACGCCGGCGCGGGCAGCCTGCGCCAGAAGGATCCAGCCGTCACCGCCGGCCGCGGCCTCGCGTTCTTCGCGTACCAGCTCGGCGAGGTCGTCGGCGGCCCGGCCTTCACGAGCCACCACCACACCCTCGAGCTGCTCTCCCGGCTCGGGTTGCCGGTCAGCCCGGAGACCCGATTGTTCGACTCGCTCGCCGACGTGGCGGCCCACTGCCTGCACTGGCAGGAGCGGCGCCACGACCTGCAATACGAGATCGACGGTGTGGTGGTGAAGGTCGACGACCTCGCCCAGCGCGAGCTGCTCGGGTTCACCTCGCGCGCTCCGCGGTGGGCGATCGCCTACAAGTTCCCCCCCGAGGAACGCACCACGATCTTGCGGGACATCCAGGTGTCGGTGGGGCGCACCGGCCGGGTGACGCCGTTCGCGGTGCTCGAGCCGGTCTTCGTCGGCGGTTCGACCGTCGCCATGGCGACGCTGCACAACGAGGACCAGGTCCGGGCGAAGGACGTGCGCCCCGGCGACACGGTCGTCGTGCGCAAGGCCGGCGACGTGATCCCCGAGGTGGTCGGGCCGGTCCTGTCGCTGCGGTCCGACCTCGCCGCGCCCTGGCAGTTCCCGACCACCTGTCCCTGCCCGCTGCAGACCGAGCTCGTACGCGCGCCCGGAGAAGCAGACACACGCTGTGTCGAGCCCGACTGCCCGTTCCAGCGCGACCAGCGCATCGTGCACTTCGCGAGCAGGGGGGCGATGGACATCGAGGGCCTCGGGGAGAAGACCGTGTTGCAGTTGAGCGAGGCCGGCTTGGTGCAGGACCCCGCCGACATCTACCGGCTCACCAGCGAAGACCTGCTCACGCTCGCCGGCTTCGCCCAGGTCAGCGCCGACAAGCTCGTCGCGGCGATCGACGGTTCCAAGGATCGCCCGCTGCCGAGGCTCATGACCGCGCTCGGCGTGAAGAACCTCGGCCCGGCTGCGTCAGAGGCGCTGGCGCGCGCGTTCGGCAACCTCGACGCCGTGCTCACCGCGTCGGAGGCCGACCTCGCGACGGTCGACGGCGTGGGCGCGGTGATCGCCGCATCGATAACCCGGTGGTACTCCGACCCGGCCCACCGGGCCTTCGTCGACAAGCTGCGTGAGTCGGGTGTCCAGTTCGGCAACGTGGTGGTCAGCCGCCAGCCCCAGGTGCTCGCCGGCAAGGCGGTGGTGGTCACCGGCACGCTCGACGGCTTCACGCGGGAAGAGGCCGAAGCTGCCATCAAGGACCGCGGCGGCAAGAGCCCCGCCAGTGTGTCGGCCAAGACCTTCGCGGTGGTGGTCGGTGCCGATCCCGGCGCGTCGAAGCTGGGCAAGGCCGAAGCCCTCGGCGTGCCGGTGCTCGACGAAGCCGGGTTCGGCGCGCTGCTCGCCACCGGGGAGCTGCCCGTGCGGTGA
- the mnmA gene encoding tRNA 2-thiouridine(34) synthase MnmA has translation MARVLVAMSGGVDSSVAALLARRAGHHVVGVTMRLWGGDSDTGCCSVADVDDARRVAQQIGIDHLVFNFSDDFDRHVVGPYVAAHSAGRTPNPCIECNRHLKFTRLFDRAALLGFDLVATGHHARVEHRRGTPPHTLGLARGADRSKDQSYVVHMLDSTELRRLWLPIGALRKDEVRAVAAQAGLRTAAKADSQDVCFVSAAAGGRREFLRRRIPLRAGTVVDATGADVGSVDAVELVTVGQRRGLGLAGGGDPRFVVDVDVAAARVVVGSAAELARSEIRLEQTTWVDEPATGAVLVQTSAHGEAHQACVEPGAAGTATLRLERPARRVAPGQSVVLYDLTDTWVLGGGIAS, from the coding sequence ATGGCGCGGGTGCTGGTGGCGATGTCGGGTGGCGTCGACTCCTCCGTCGCCGCCCTGCTCGCGCGGCGCGCCGGCCACCACGTGGTCGGTGTCACGATGAGGCTCTGGGGTGGTGACAGCGACACGGGGTGCTGCAGCGTGGCCGACGTCGACGACGCGCGGCGGGTGGCGCAGCAGATCGGCATCGACCACCTCGTGTTCAACTTCTCCGACGACTTCGACCGCCACGTCGTCGGTCCCTACGTCGCCGCGCACTCCGCAGGCCGCACACCGAACCCCTGCATCGAGTGCAACCGGCACCTGAAGTTCACCCGGCTGTTCGATCGCGCGGCGTTGCTCGGCTTCGACCTCGTCGCGACCGGCCACCACGCCCGGGTCGAGCACCGTCGCGGGACGCCGCCCCACACCCTGGGGCTGGCCCGCGGCGCAGACCGGTCGAAGGACCAGAGCTACGTCGTGCACATGCTCGACTCCACCGAGCTGCGCCGGTTGTGGTTGCCGATCGGTGCGCTGCGCAAGGACGAGGTGCGCGCCGTCGCCGCGCAGGCCGGGCTGCGCACCGCGGCCAAGGCCGACAGCCAGGACGTCTGCTTCGTGTCGGCCGCAGCCGGTGGTCGCCGTGAGTTCCTGCGGCGGCGGATCCCGCTCCGCGCGGGCACCGTCGTCGACGCGACGGGCGCCGACGTGGGCAGCGTCGACGCGGTCGAGCTGGTCACGGTCGGCCAGCGCCGCGGACTCGGCCTGGCGGGTGGGGGTGATCCCCGTTTCGTCGTCGACGTCGACGTCGCTGCCGCGCGTGTCGTCGTCGGCAGCGCGGCCGAGCTGGCCCGGTCCGAGATCCGCCTCGAGCAGACGACCTGGGTGGACGAACCGGCCACGGGTGCGGTGCTCGTGCAGACGAGCGCCCACGGCGAGGCGCATCAAGCCTGCGTCGAGCCCGGCGCGGCGGGTACGGCCACGCTACGGCTCGAGCGTCCGGCGCGCAGGGTGGCGCCTGGGCAGAGCGTCGTGCTGTACGACCTCACCGACACCTGGGTGCTGGGCGGCGGCATCGCGAGCTGA
- a CDS encoding PASTA domain-containing protein: protein MAGGDTATGLAGRVLGGRYRLTSRRGGGGSSEVYVATDMQLDRSVAVKLLAPELTADAELGKRLRAEAQVAASLDHPNVVRVEDWGQEDIGGRTRSYLVLEYLAGGSLRDMLDRGRLLSPSQALVVGLDVCRGLDYAHRRGLVHHDIRPGSILFGEDRRARVANFGLARALSEQAWSSPSTVDQDRARYASPEQGQGLPVDERTDVYSLCLTLIESVTGQVPFEADSVVATLSARADRLMPVSADLGPLASVFEKAGRADPGERSTAAELGRSLVQAAEKLPRPAPIAVVSSGMFAADNTATLARPTTSTAEAARRGSATGMRIKEEPADDSAPEAVDKPHVLRWALAALALVALVVGAFVAWRALSTTRYDVPDLVGLDVGAALNQISGYDWDVLQTDESSETVEKDIVLRTDPAEGASIAEGGRLTLVVSTGPAPRVLPEIAGMSVEEATAELGALDLGLQVVAEVPDEEVPAGTILTWAVPEQPSLLAGDDVVRGTTVHATASSGPAPRTVPPVTGLTLDAATAELEALRLKVERGVDVFSDNIPPGSVVSQSVEAGSQVERDSSVELSVSKGPDLIAVPPIAGLDCPGVTNALEGAGFTIGSLLGVSTAKPASILVEGRPIEVGELLRRGTPIDLICL from the coding sequence GTGGCTGGAGGTGATACTGCAACTGGGCTCGCCGGTCGTGTGCTCGGAGGGCGGTACCGGCTCACGTCGCGCCGCGGCGGGGGCGGGTCGTCAGAGGTCTACGTCGCCACCGACATGCAGCTCGACCGCAGCGTGGCGGTGAAGCTGCTCGCGCCAGAGCTCACCGCCGACGCCGAGTTGGGCAAGCGTCTGCGTGCCGAGGCCCAGGTGGCGGCATCGCTCGACCATCCGAACGTCGTACGGGTGGAGGACTGGGGTCAAGAGGACATCGGCGGGCGGACACGTTCGTACCTCGTGCTCGAGTACCTGGCCGGCGGCAGCTTGCGCGACATGCTCGATCGCGGCCGCCTGCTCAGCCCCTCCCAGGCGCTCGTCGTCGGCCTCGACGTATGCCGTGGCCTCGACTACGCGCACCGGCGGGGCCTGGTCCACCACGACATCCGGCCGGGCTCGATCCTGTTCGGCGAGGATCGCCGGGCCCGCGTGGCCAACTTCGGTCTGGCCCGAGCGCTCTCCGAGCAGGCTTGGTCGTCGCCGTCGACTGTCGACCAGGACCGCGCGCGCTACGCCTCGCCCGAGCAGGGCCAAGGCCTGCCGGTGGACGAGCGCACCGACGTCTATTCGCTGTGCCTCACGTTGATCGAGTCGGTCACCGGGCAGGTTCCGTTCGAGGCCGACTCGGTCGTCGCGACGCTGTCGGCGCGCGCCGACCGGCTGATGCCCGTCTCCGCCGACCTCGGCCCTCTCGCCTCGGTGTTCGAAAAGGCGGGCCGCGCCGACCCAGGGGAGCGATCGACCGCGGCTGAGCTCGGCCGCTCGCTCGTGCAGGCCGCCGAGAAGCTTCCCCGCCCGGCCCCGATCGCCGTCGTCAGCTCGGGCATGTTCGCCGCGGACAACACCGCCACCCTGGCGCGCCCGACGACGAGCACTGCCGAAGCGGCGCGGCGGGGCTCGGCGACGGGCATGCGGATCAAGGAAGAGCCTGCCGACGACTCCGCCCCCGAGGCGGTCGACAAGCCGCACGTGCTGCGCTGGGCGCTCGCCGCGCTCGCGCTGGTGGCGCTGGTGGTAGGCGCGTTCGTCGCCTGGCGCGCGCTCTCGACGACGAGATACGACGTCCCCGACCTCGTCGGGCTAGATGTCGGCGCCGCGTTGAACCAGATCTCCGGCTATGACTGGGACGTACTCCAGACCGACGAGTCGAGCGAGACCGTCGAGAAGGACATCGTCTTGCGCACCGATCCCGCGGAGGGCGCGTCGATCGCGGAGGGCGGACGGTTGACGCTCGTCGTCTCGACCGGACCGGCGCCACGCGTCCTGCCCGAGATCGCGGGCATGTCGGTGGAAGAGGCGACAGCCGAGCTGGGCGCGCTCGACCTGGGGCTGCAGGTGGTCGCCGAGGTGCCCGACGAGGAGGTGCCGGCGGGGACGATCCTCACGTGGGCGGTGCCCGAGCAGCCCTCGCTGCTCGCCGGCGACGACGTGGTGCGCGGCACCACCGTGCACGCCACTGCCTCGAGCGGGCCGGCACCGCGCACGGTGCCGCCCGTGACCGGTCTGACACTCGACGCGGCCACCGCCGAGCTGGAGGCGCTGCGGCTGAAGGTGGAGCGCGGTGTCGACGTGTTCTCCGACAACATCCCGCCCGGCTCGGTCGTATCGCAGTCCGTGGAAGCGGGCAGCCAGGTGGAGCGTGACTCGAGCGTCGAGCTGTCGGTGTCGAAAGGCCCCGACCTGATTGCCGTTCCCCCGATCGCCGGCCTCGACTGCCCTGGTGTCACGAACGCACTGGAAGGTGCCGGTTTCACGATCGGCAGCCTGCTCGGCGTGTCCACCGCGAAGCCGGCGTCGATCCTCGTCGAGGGCCGCCCGATCGAGGTCGGCGAGTTGCTCCGCCGCGGCACCCCGATCGACCTGATCTGCCTGTAG
- the galT gene encoding galactose-1-phosphate uridylyltransferase encodes MSQLRLNPMTGRWVTIVAERAHRPTDFAPRTVQVEADLGRPCPLCPGNEEATLPALETIDEAGAWVMRVIPNLYPAFDGDERLAVRNLGPVHVMAEASGIHEVFVLGPRHDQSVGEFSDEQVATVMQALKRRLTEHSRTPNIRYTQAIVNHGREAGASLAHPHGQLLGLPFVPGEIVDEERAFARFEGGCILCTTIEAELASGERVVFATDDAIAICPFWSGSPYELLLIPREHHLHLPDSSDETLAGVGRAIRDSVSHLREVLGDVSYNLVFHTAPHHHEGQYHWHVHLWPKLVTTAGFEQGTGVLLNIVPPEDAAAELRRVSIHT; translated from the coding sequence GTGAGCCAGCTCCGCTTGAACCCGATGACCGGCAGGTGGGTGACCATCGTCGCCGAGCGGGCCCACCGACCGACGGACTTCGCGCCGCGCACCGTGCAGGTAGAAGCCGATCTCGGGCGTCCCTGCCCGCTCTGCCCCGGCAACGAAGAGGCCACGCTTCCGGCACTCGAGACCATCGACGAGGCCGGGGCGTGGGTCATGCGGGTGATCCCGAACCTGTACCCGGCCTTCGACGGTGACGAGCGCCTGGCGGTGCGCAACCTCGGGCCGGTGCACGTCATGGCCGAGGCGAGCGGGATCCACGAGGTGTTCGTGCTCGGTCCCCGCCACGACCAGAGCGTCGGCGAGTTCTCCGACGAGCAGGTGGCCACGGTGATGCAGGCCCTGAAGCGGCGCCTGACCGAGCACTCCCGCACACCGAACATCCGCTACACGCAGGCGATCGTCAACCACGGCCGTGAGGCCGGGGCGTCGCTGGCGCACCCCCACGGGCAGCTGCTCGGGCTGCCGTTCGTGCCCGGGGAGATCGTCGACGAGGAACGCGCCTTCGCCCGCTTCGAAGGCGGCTGCATCCTCTGCACCACGATCGAGGCCGAACTCGCGAGTGGCGAGCGGGTGGTCTTCGCCACCGACGACGCCATCGCCATCTGCCCCTTCTGGAGCGGCTCGCCCTACGAGTTGTTGCTCATCCCCCGCGAGCACCACCTGCATCTGCCCGACTCCTCCGACGAGACGCTGGCCGGAGTCGGACGGGCGATCCGCGACTCGGTGAGCCACCTGCGTGAGGTGCTCGGCGACGTCTCGTACAACCTCGTGTTCCACACCGCGCCCCACCACCACGAGGGCCAGTACCACTGGCATGTGCACCTGTGGCCCAAGCTCGTCACCACCGCCGGGTTCGAGCAGGGCACGGGCGTGCTGTTGAACATCGTCCCGCCCGAGGACGCCGCCGCCGAGCTGCGTCGCGTCAGCATCCACACCTGA
- a CDS encoding SRPBCC family protein, producing MADPRGHDIAVGIDLPASPERVWAILEPIEDHVRWMADAESIRFEGPDTRGVGTRFVCDTKFGPIRLTDRMEITVWDPPHTMGVRHTGVVTGSGRFELEPIDAGARTRFTWSEQLRLPWYLGGRLGEVLGGRFVIRRVWQLNLRRLHDIVEAATA from the coding sequence GTGGCCGACCCGCGCGGTCACGACATCGCGGTCGGCATCGACCTGCCCGCCTCACCGGAGCGGGTGTGGGCGATCCTGGAGCCGATCGAGGACCACGTCCGCTGGATGGCCGACGCCGAGTCGATCCGCTTCGAGGGGCCCGATACCCGTGGGGTCGGCACGCGCTTCGTGTGCGACACGAAGTTCGGCCCGATCCGGCTCACCGACCGGATGGAGATCACCGTGTGGGACCCTCCGCACACCATGGGCGTGCGTCACACCGGGGTGGTCACCGGCTCGGGAAGGTTCGAGCTCGAACCGATCGATGCGGGCGCCCGCACTCGGTTCACCTGGAGCGAGCAGCTGCGCTTGCCCTGGTACCTCGGCGGCCGTCTCGGCGAGGTCTTGGGCGGCAGGTTCGTGATTCGACGGGTCTGGCAGCTCAACCTGCGCCGGCTGCACGACATCGTCGAAGCCGCCACCGCCTGA